The proteins below are encoded in one region of Mangifera indica cultivar Alphonso chromosome 7, CATAS_Mindica_2.1, whole genome shotgun sequence:
- the LOC123219936 gene encoding transcriptional regulator SUPERMAN-like — MESGGKQGSSDSSYENDRIEQFKEDTAATKRSYECTFCKRGFTNAQALGGHMNIHRKDRAKAKQVTSSSFSNRAMALPINDDYRNPRYNLPISGVPEAQKNSLIYYPPSVSSSRYSRAEPYDREFLLPSSQSLSTNEELLGTNLSLGIGHTCVEDNRFKRRIMKEDELDLELRLGHNP; from the coding sequence ATGGAATCAGGAGGGAAACAAGGAAGTTCAGATTCAAGCTATGAAAATGATCGGATCGAGCAATTCAAGGAAGACACGGCGGCTACCAAACGCTCTTATGAATGCACTTTTTGCAAGCGAGGGTTCACCAACGCTCAGGCTTTAGGAGGGCACATGAATATACATCGGAAAGATCGAGCCAAGGCCAAGCAAGTTACGAGTTCTTCGTTTTCAAACAGGGCCATGGCTCTTCCTATTAATGATGACTACAGGAACCCTAGATATAATCTGCCGATTTCGGGAGTTCCTGAGGCTCAAAAGAATTCTCTCATATATTACCCACCATCGGTCTCTAGCTCTAGATATTCACGTGCTGAACCATACGATAGGGAGTTTCTTCTCCCAAGTTCGCAGTCTTTGAGCACAAATGAAGAGCTTTTGGGtacaaatttgagtttgggAATCGGCCATACGTGTGTAGAAGATAATCGGTTCAAGAGGAGAATTATGAAGGAAGATGAACTGGATTTGGAGCTTCGCCTTGGTCATAATCCGTGA